GACGAGGCGCTGCACCCCCTGGCGTTCATGGCGGTCGGCCTGGACGGCCGGGTGCTGCCCGGTCAGAACGGCGCGCCGCTGCGACTGGCCGTCCCGTGGAAGTACGGCTTCAAGAGCATCAAGAGCGTCGTGCGCATCACCCTGACCGAGAAGCAGCCGCAGACCACCTGGGCGCTGGCGGCCCCGCAGGAGTACGGCTTCTACGCGAACGTGAACCCGGCCGTGCCACACCCCCGCTGGAGTCAGGCGACCGAACGCCGCATCGGTGAACTGGGCCGCCGCAAGACCCTCCCGTTCAACGGGTACGCCGAGCAGGTCGCGGGGCTGTACAAGGGCATGGACCTGCGGCGGTTCTTCTGACGACCTCAGGGGCGCCCCGCCGCCGCTCGCCCCTGGGCTGGCTGGTCCCGGCGGTCACGGTGGGCGGGCTGCTCCCGGCCGCCGTCCTGATCGCCGACGCCCTGAGCGGGCAGCTGGGCGCGAACCCCATTCAGCGTGCCACCCTGCAGACCGGACTGCTCACGCTGGCGCTGCTGGTGCTGTCGCTGGCCTGCACGCCGCTGCGCCTGCTGACCGGCTGGACGTGGCCCGCCCGCATCCGCAAGGCACTGGGCCTGCTCGCCTTTGCGTACGGCGTGCTGCACTTCCTGATCTACCTGCTGGACCACTCCTTCGACCTGACCCTGATGACCGAGGACGTCCTGAAACGTCCGTTCATCACCGCCGGATTCACCGCGCTGCTGCTGCTCGTCCCACTGGCGCTGACCAGCACGCCCCGCGCCGTGAAACGCCTCGGCTTCCAGCGCTGGACGCGCCTGCACCAGCTGGCGTACGTGGCCGTCAGCCTGGGCGCCCTGCACTACTACTGGGGCGTGAAGAAGGACCACACCCAGCCGCTGATCTACGCCGCCGTGATCGCCGCGCTGTTCGCCGTGCGCCTGCTCCGCCGGTCCCCCGCCCGGCGGGCCGCGTCCGCGCGGACGCGCTGACAGCGTTCTTCAGTTTCGTTGAAGGGCCAAGGACACGCCCTTCAACTCCACTTCCAACCGCTGTTGTTTGCGGCTTCTCGCTCTGCTCCGCAGCTCTGAGAGTCCGCTCGTTTCAGGTGTGCTCAGGGAACCCCTCAGTTCACCTGAAAACCGCTGTGAGGGCGGCACAACCAGAGAATGCGGCGCTTCAGGGCCACACCTCGTCCTGCATTCAGAGGTCCAGCAGGTCCGGGCGGCTCAGGTCCAGGGTCATCACGACCTGCGTGGCGGCCCGCCCCAGCCACGGGGTCCACAGGGGCGTGGCACGCCTGTGGGCCACCTGAAACCCCACCTTGCGGTACAGGCCCAGCGCCGCCGCGTTCTCGGTGGTGGTGGACAGCTGCACGCCGGGAACCCCCGCGCCCGCCAGGGTCCGCAGGTGCGCCCGCAGAAGGCGCTCGCCCAGCCGGTGGCCCCGCGCGTCCGGCAGGAGGTTCAGGTGCAGGTGCGCCGGGAACCGGACCGGGTCTGCCTGCGGCGCGTGCCACAGCGCCGCGCGGCCCAGGTACGGCAGGCAGCCCAGCAGGCCCCACGTGGGCAGGGCCGCCAAGATCTCCGGCGCGGCCCGGCGTAGCCCCTGCTGATACAGGTTCCCGTCCGGGGCGCCCAGGACATACCCGACGATCTGCCCGTCCACCTCGGCGACGAATCCCGCGAACCCCGCCCCACGGAAGTACGCGGCCACCCACAGCGCCCGGAACAGCCCCGGAGCGGGAAAGTACACCCGGGCACTCTGCCCGAAGAAACCCGTCCCGAACGCGATGTCGCCCACGGCCCGCTGATCGGACGGCTGCACGGGACGCACGATTGCGGTCATGACCCCAACTGTACGCGGCAGAGACGCAGGCCCGGTCGAGGAGTGACCGGGCCTCCACGCTGAAGCTGGGGTCAGCGTTCGCCGCGCACGTACGCGCGGCCCAGCGCGGCGGGGGCGTCCCCGGCCTGCCCACGCACGCCCGCCAGGGCCAGCACGACGAGCACGAGGATGAACGGCATGGCGCTGAACACCTCGGTGGGGACGTTGCTGTTCCCCTGCAGGCGGAACTGCAGGTAGTACAGGAACCCGAAGAACAGCGCCCCGGCGATGGCACGCAGGGGCCGCCAGCCGACGAAGATCACGAGTGCCACGGCGATCCAGCCCAGGCCGTTCGTCATGTTGTCCGCCCACGAGGACCGGTACGACAGGGCCAGGAACGCGCCCGCCAGTCCGGCCAGCGCGCCGCCGCCCAGCACGGCCAGCACGCGCGTCAGGCCGACATTCACGCCCAGCACGTCCGCTGCCGCCGGGTTCTCCCCGACCGAGCGCAGGGTCAGGCCGCTCCGCGTGGCGTTCAGCCAGAAGGCCAGCAGGCCCGCGAGGATCAGCGCGGCGACCGTGAACGGACTGATCGTGAAGCTGCCCAGCGTCCAGTCGGGCACCTTGTTGAAGAGTGGCAGCCCCTCGAACTTCTTGCCGAGTAGGCCCGCCGCGCCCGTCCCGATCAGGGCCAGAGCGAGGCCGCTGACGAACTGGTTGGCGCGCAGCGTAACAGTAGCGAACGCGTGCAGCAGCGACAGGGCCGCGCCCGCCAGCATGGCCGCCCCGACCGCCACCCACAGGTTCGCGTCCGGGCTTTTCGAGGCCACGGCGAACGCGGCGAGCGCGCCGACGGCCATCAGGCCCTCCACGCCCAGGTTCACGACCCCGGCGCGTTCGTTCAGGATCGCGCCCAGGCACGCGAGCAGCAGCGGCGTTCCGACCGCCAGGGCGCGCACCAGCGCCTCGATGACAATGCTATCCATGCAGGACCTCGGTGGGGGAGAGAGGGCGGCTCACGCGCGGCCCCACTGGACGCGGTGGCGGACGAACACCTCGGAGGCAATCAGGCACAGCAGGATCACGCCGCTGAAGATGTCCACCACGCGGAACGGGAGGTTCAGGTCGATCTTCAGCAGGTCCCCGCCCGCCAGGATCACGCCCATCAGCGGCGCGGTGATCAGGCACAGCGCCGGGTTCCCGCGCGCCAGCCACGCGACGATCACGGCCGTGAAGCCGTACCCGAGGCTGATCTGACTGGCTTCCAGGAGGCGGTGGTGGATGCCCGCCACCTCGCCCGCGCCCGCCAGTCCGGC
The Deinococcus sedimenti DNA segment above includes these coding regions:
- a CDS encoding protein-methionine-sulfoxide reductase heme-binding subunit MsrQ, whose protein sequence is MGGLLPAAVLIADALSGQLGANPIQRATLQTGLLTLALLVLSLACTPLRLLTGWTWPARIRKALGLLAFAYGVLHFLIYLLDHSFDLTLMTEDVLKRPFITAGFTALLLLVPLALTSTPRAVKRLGFQRWTRLHQLAYVAVSLGALHYYWGVKKDHTQPLIYAAVIAALFAVRLLRRSPARRAASARTR
- a CDS encoding GNAT family N-acetyltransferase is translated as MTAIVRPVQPSDQRAVGDIAFGTGFFGQSARVYFPAPGLFRALWVAAYFRGAGFAGFVAEVDGQIVGYVLGAPDGNLYQQGLRRAAPEILAALPTWGLLGCLPYLGRAALWHAPQADPVRFPAHLHLNLLPDARGHRLGERLLRAHLRTLAGAGVPGVQLSTTTENAAALGLYRKVGFQVAHRRATPLWTPWLGRAATQVVMTLDLSRPDLLDL
- a CDS encoding ABC transporter permease, yielding MDSIVIEALVRALAVGTPLLLACLGAILNERAGVVNLGVEGLMAVGALAAFAVASKSPDANLWVAVGAAMLAGAALSLLHAFATVTLRANQFVSGLALALIGTGAAGLLGKKFEGLPLFNKVPDWTLGSFTISPFTVAALILAGLLAFWLNATRSGLTLRSVGENPAAADVLGVNVGLTRVLAVLGGGALAGLAGAFLALSYRSSWADNMTNGLGWIAVALVIFVGWRPLRAIAGALFFGFLYYLQFRLQGNSNVPTEVFSAMPFILVLVVLALAGVRGQAGDAPAALGRAYVRGER